The following is a genomic window from Streptomyces chrestomyceticus JCM 4735.
CGGACGCCCAGCCCTTGAGAGGCGGGCCGCACTCGTACCCGAAGCACCCGAAGGCGGCGCTCACACGTACCCGTCGGCAGCCTTCACTCGAAGGCGATCTGCCGCAGCGCCCCCGCCGCCGGCCGGTCCAGCAGGACGGCCGAGGTGAAGCCCGCGGGGAGCCGGGCCGCACGGGCGCGGGCGGTGAGCCGCCGTACCGCGCGCCGGTGCCGGGCGAAGGCGTAACCGGAGACTCCGCGTCCGCGCGAGCGCTGCCCGGACAGCGCGACCTCGGGCGGTACGTCCAGCAGCAGCAGGTGCAGTCCGCGTCCCCCGCGCCGGGCCTCGCGCGCGAGCCAGCGGCGTACCCACGTGAGCGTGCCGCAGTCGTGCACCACCACGCTGCCGCCGGAGCGCAGCGCCCGCCGCAGCCCCGTGTAGTGGGAGGCCCGGACCAGCGGCCGGTAGAGCGCGTACGGAAGCCGGCGCAGCCTGCCGCGCTCCCAGCGCTCCCGTACGTCCTGCGAGTCGATGCGGTGCACGGCGGCGCCGCGCGCGTCGAGGGCGGGCACCACCCGGATCATGAGCGTGCTCTTGCCGCTGCCCGGCAGGCCGGAGACCACCACCACGTCGCCCGCCGCGAAGTGCAGCGCGGCCGCCTCGCGCGGGGTGTCGCGGTCCCTGAGGTCGACGACGTCCACCGCCGGCGCGTCCGGCGCCGCGGTGCGCGTCCGGCCGGGGCGCACCACCCCGAGCGGCAGCCGCCGGGGCCCCGGCACGGCGGCCGGAACCGGTTCCGGGACACAGCCCGGGGGCGCGCCTCCCGGACTTGTCGCGAGTGCGGCCTGCCTGTGCACCGTGATCGCCCCTCCCCGGTCCGTCGTCCCCTTACCCGCAGAGTGTCAAGAAAAGGTAATGCGCTTCAAGGAAATCCCACGATCCGTACAGCCCCGGGACACTGTCGTGACAGCCCTGCGAACACCGGTACGACCAGGGCTCCTGTATCCGGCGATCCCGTGCGATGATGTGCGCGCCAAGTGCCGGTCCGCACACCGCCGTGTGCGTCCTGGTACGGGTGCCACGCTCAGCCAACTCCATACCGGCCGCTTGAATCCGCGCGGGAGAGTCCCCGGCCGTCACGGCGGGGCGCCGAAGGAGCAAGTCCTCCCTTGAATCTCTCAGGCCCCGATACCGCGCGGGCGAGGCAGATCTGAAAAGCGGGCCGCCGTGGTGTGGCTCCACCCAAGGTGCAAGCCGGGACCGGTCACGGCCTTCCGGTGAACCTCTCAGGTTCCGATGACAGATGGGGAGACCGTCTTGTCACCCATGCCCGGGAGCCACCACCATGACCGAAGCCCCCCGCCGCACCGCGCTGGACGCGACGCATCGCGCCCTCGGCGCGACCATGACCGACTTCGCCGGATGGGACATGCCGCTGCGCTACGGCAGTGAGCGGGACGAGCACGTCGCCGTCCGTACCCGCGCCGGCCTGTTCGACCTCTCGCACATGGGCGAGATCACCGTCACCGGCTCCGGCGCCGCCGATCTGCTGGACTTCGCGCTGGTCGGCAACATCGGCGGCGTGGCCGTCGGCCGCGCCCGCTACACCATGATCTGCGATGCCGAGGGCGGCATCCTGGACGACCTGATCGTCTACCGCCTCGGCGAGACGGAGTACATGGTCGTCGCCAACGCCTCCAACGCCCAGGTCGTGCTGGACGCGCTCACCGAGCGGGCGGACGGCTTCGACGCCGAGGTGCGCGACGACCGGGACGCGTACGCGCTGCTCGCCGTGCAGGGCCCGGAGTCCCCCGGCATCCTCAAGGGTCTGACCGACGCCGACCTGGACGGCCTGAAGTACTACGCCGGGCTGCCCGGCACCGTCGCGGGCGTCCCGGCGCTGATCGCCCGTACCGGCTACACCGGCGAGGACGGCTTCGAGCTGTTCGTCCGCCCGGCCGACGCGGTCGCCCTCTGGGAGGCGCTGACGGAGGCGGGCAAGGACGCCGGCCTGGTCCCCTGCGGCCTGTCCTGCCGGGACACGCTGCGCCTGGAGGCGGGCATGCCGCTGTACGGGCACGAGCTGACCACGGACACCACCCCGTTCGACGCGGGCCTGGGCCGGGTCGTGAAGTTCGAGAAGACGACGAACGGCGGCGACTTCGTGGGCCGCGCCGCCCTGGAGGCGGCCCGGGACCGGGCCGAGGCCAACCCGCCGCGCAAGCTGGTCGGGCTGATCGCC
Proteins encoded in this region:
- a CDS encoding AAA family ATPase, giving the protein MHRQAALATSPGGAPPGCVPEPVPAAVPGPRRLPLGVVRPGRTRTAAPDAPAVDVVDLRDRDTPREAAALHFAAGDVVVVSGLPGSGKSTLMIRVVPALDARGAAVHRIDSQDVRERWERGRLRRLPYALYRPLVRASHYTGLRRALRSGGSVVVHDCGTLTWVRRWLAREARRGGRGLHLLLLDVPPEVALSGQRSRGRGVSGYAFARHRRAVRRLTARARAARLPAGFTSAVLLDRPAAGALRQIAFE
- the gcvT gene encoding glycine cleavage system aminomethyltransferase GcvT codes for the protein MTEAPRRTALDATHRALGATMTDFAGWDMPLRYGSERDEHVAVRTRAGLFDLSHMGEITVTGSGAADLLDFALVGNIGGVAVGRARYTMICDAEGGILDDLIVYRLGETEYMVVANASNAQVVLDALTERADGFDAEVRDDRDAYALLAVQGPESPGILKGLTDADLDGLKYYAGLPGTVAGVPALIARTGYTGEDGFELFVRPADAVALWEALTEAGKDAGLVPCGLSCRDTLRLEAGMPLYGHELTTDTTPFDAGLGRVVKFEKTTNGGDFVGRAALEAARDRAEANPPRKLVGLIAEGRRVPRAGYPVVGPDGAVIGEVTSGAPSPTLGKPVAMAYVDAAHAAPGTAGVAVDIRGTHEPYEVVALPFYKREK